tgtaaatttttgggATGGTGATGATGTCGGTATGAattttaacaaattagaatatcgtgacgtcactgactgggtcttcaacccgcCCCTTCGGGTGCATCATTggaaacctcattttgatgcacttttgtgaaaaaaaatcctatttgatttgagtgacaagtgttcattgTCTAAAGTTTTATACGGCAAATAACACCAATATTTCTGATCACTTATTGGCGTGAAGTtacgtgcacaatgacaaacaggagtgcaacatttttgaaaaacaataagcagagtggactgccataatgcaaaacatttactgcaggcttcaacttGGCTAtgtttacgattagaaatgtcaacaacaacaaaaaaattgcatAGGCGATTTTCTTgggctgtcaaaaaaaatcttttttcgaATATtcgtcaaatttaaaataaaaatccacattcgaatgcGCATTCAaattttaggtgtgcattaaGGAAGCTGCCTTATGAGCCCCAGTCAGAGATGAAtagtgaaaaagtgaaaagtgaagtgacattcagccaagtatggtgacccatactcagaatttgtgctctgcatttaacccatccgaagtgcacacacacagagcagtgaacacacacacacacactgtgagtacacacccggagcagtgggcagccatttatgctgcggcgcccggggagcagttgggcacctaagtcgtggtattgaaggtggagagagagcttttcatgcactacccccacccacaattccgtccagccagagactagaactcacaacccttcgattgggagtccaaccctctaaccattaggccacgacttcccgacTATAGAGTACTAATaagttgtttgtatgtttttttttcacagtcatgtattctaatgctttgaataaacatgcAGTAATTTTTAGCTCGATTCGCTATCTTGAGCCTCAGAAGAGAagcaaaaagcttttcttcacccttactgaaattatgcattttaaattcgatAACAATTcgaattttgatcatatttaagtaaaaaaaatgaatttagtttttcagctattttgacagccctaggcgATTCAAGCCCAAAATTtgtccgaagctgcagttgctgtgtgacgcctgtaaaaaaaataaataaataaaaacctgtacGCGCTACGAGAGAAGGTcgttaaaatcaatttcctattttcgtttttgaaacttgtgttggttgattTGTGcttcgtgcaatagattttcgaacataaagtgacagtGTAACATGTGTTAAGGGCTCggttttcgctggaggaaacataTGTGGTGTGATAAGCGGTGAACAgcaaaaactttacagtagatgagaaacctaTTGCCCccttcgtgaccttttgtaaactgtattcatgtcaaagaactgcacagatacagatattctaacaatctatcgatgaACAACACACACCTTGTGAAATTTAGGGGTTTGTTGGTGTATTAATTATGGGGGGTGAAACACTGTAAGGCAGTCTGTCAGGGTTGAGTGAGATGATTTCTTAATTGAAGAGAAGTACACAATGTAGTTGGTTGACGATTGATTTACTGAAGACTTTGTGGGTACACATATGTGTGGTTTCTGAAATGGATTAAACGAGAAATAAACTTGATATGAATATACAATGTtccaaaaacaacattaaaacactgaacagcacacaatataaatataacaactcAAAACAATGCTATATTACACTATTTAACATGGGCGCTTATGCTCTAAACAAGAGGGCACTATTCACACATGAATGCGGCAAAGAGCAGGGTAACATGCCTGGACATGTACTAAGGGGATGATCACTACATGCAAATAAGAACCGTTACATAATGCACACACAATGATAATAAGGTTAATATTCATGCATAACATAACACAATGTATAGCAATATAAGCATCTCACAACAAGGAATTTCACAGAAATACTCGTGAATGCACTTAATCGAGCAGGAAATACATGCAGTGCTATGCTAATTGGCTACTCCTTAATCTGTAAAAGAGTAACAGCTGATCACTCAACAATAACAGAAAACCAATTTCCAATGCCTTGTCAGTTCTCCACTTGTGGCGAGCTTGAAGATCTGGTAAGTAGTACTTTAAAAAATGTCTCCAGAAGTGCTCCGCACTCAGCATCGATGCCTCACAACATCAGAAGAGGTATACCCAAGAGGCTTTGAATTTAGGAGACCTTCCACCTCAGTCAGGACTGTCCTTAACACTTCCTCAGTAACAGTCTGGGCTCCGATAGTCACTCTGAGCGCTGCCTTGATGGAGCGGATCTCCCTCTCCCAGCCCCCGCCGAAGTGAGGGGCGCTTGGTGGGTTATAGGTGAACTTGATCTGCTGATTGGCAAGGTGGCTCTGTAGCTCATCTTGGAGGTTGGCGAAGGCATCATTCAGTTCACGTTCTCCTCCCTTAAAGTTTGTGCCTTGGTCACACAATAACTCATACGGAATGGAAATATCACTGTCTGGTGAGGGGCAGGTCAGCCATGAGAGGTACTTCTGGGCGTCCTCTTCACTTCCTACACTCTGTACACTGACGTTGGTGCCGATGGACAGCTTCACGACCTCTTAGTATCCAGTACTTCTTCCTGATTTCTGCAAACAACCTCTCTGTACCTGGATGATGTAGCCTCTCATCATAATCCTTTATGATTAGCACAGTGATTGGATGTCGAGGGTCAAGAACAGCTGGATGTACAGTGTCCTCTTCCAGTACCTCACAGTGGCGTAGACGACCTCCTACTCGAATAAGTCCAGTCGCAGCATCAAGCTCCGGGGTAGAGTGTGATCAGTCTGCTTGCAGATAATATGGGTTTCCCAGACTTCAGAAGTCTCGGCTTATCTGGGAAGGGCTCTGCTTGAGCTTGATGGAGGACTGCATGTTGAACATCCCTTTGGAGATCGGCACTGGAGGTCGTAGGCATTCAGGCACTCTGCCAGTGTGTCATAATGCTGCAGCTTAGGTGAGGGTGTAGTAGTGGTCACTAACCCAGTGAATGATGACTGTCTTAGTTCACAGCTTGGCTCTTCAAGCGATAAACAAGCTGCTCAAGCCAACTATCTGATGGAAGCTTAAGGAATGCCGGCCCCTGGCTCCACTTGCTTTCTCTGGAGAGGTCTCCAAGAGGCTTGCCACGAGTGATGTTGTCTGCTGGGTTGTCTGAAGATCTGACATAGTGCCAGATGGCGGAATCTGTCATCTCTTGGATCTCTGCTACCCTTGTTCCCACAAACACCTTGTAACGACATGAGCTGGATGTCAACCACGTAAGCACAGTGGTGGAGTCAGACCAGAGTGTCGTGAAGCAGATAGGAATTGTAAGCTCTGTGGTCAGAAGCTGGGATAGCTGTGCTCCATTGAGAGTGGCACACAACTCTAGGCATGGTATGGATCGTTGCTTGCGAGGTGCTGAAGCCAACTTCGACTTGACCCTCTTTGTGCTCTGTCCGCAGGTAGGCCACTGAACCATATGCCTGCTCCGAGGCATCACAGAAAACATGTCACAGGTACCATCATCTGGATTCAACGGGGAGGTGAGTAATCACAGATGGACAATTGCTGGCCCACTGTCGAAGCTCGAAGCCTCCGGTGGCTAGAAGTGCTCGAAGTTGATCAACTAGGTCTCTGGCCTTTTGGGGGGAGTGAAGACTGCAGGCAATTGTTGACATAAAATGATCTCTAAATTACCTCTCTGAATTGGTCTCCCGGCTGACTGTGATCCATGACTGTTCTCTGCAGGGCATAAGTGGCACAACAGGGACTGCACGTGGTGCCAAAGGGGAGCACCTGTCCTCTATTTGTGTTTGGGTCCACTTGCGCTGCTCCGCCGCGGTCTGCGGTTTGTAGAGCGCACTGAAAGATgaggaggagaccggtctgacgccgatttcatatgaaatttaaggggactaaCTCTGAAGCGATCacaaatttgtgtacagttttaGGAGCTAAATGCTATAGCCCCACTAAAAAAGCCTAGCGACGCCCATGCTTCTTGTGTAGGCCTACATTTCGGAGAACCAGGGCAAACATTTCAATCGATCGCTCAGCACCCAAATCTGCATCCTTATTCGGTTCAGTGCATACcagttccatacccaaccctacttttaagaaatataaaatgtccttgctggagtgcgatgtgatttgtgtcatgggtaggtgcgatggatcgcgtacaaaccaataggatgtgggaatggtatatgtttataccaGGGCATAAGTGGCACAACAGGGACTGCACGTGGTGCCAAAGGGGAGCACCTGTATATGGTATATGTttatgggggaagtcgtggcctaatggttagagggttggactcccaatcgaagggttgtgggttctagtctcgggccggacggaattgtgggtggggggagtgcatgtacagttctctctccaccttcaataccatgacttaggtgcccttgagcaaggcatcgaacccccataAATGGCTGCAGCAtaaatgcccactgctccgggtgtgtgctcacagtgtgtgtgtgtgtgttcactgctctgtgtgtgtcacaaattctgagtatgggtcaccatacttggctgaatgtcacttcacttacacttcactttcactttacttctcaatcaaattcactccatttggatggcgcgatttatctgcataggtgtcttttatttatttattttttgcatgatgACAAGCctgaatgaaaacaagccaaaatgaaatagcagtaacgaacctattttttaaatgtaaggagtagtagtaaaaaataataactcaagtaaagtatagatacccaaaCTTTCTACTTAAGTAATGAAACAAACTATTTGTACTaagttacttgacacctctggtacTAACACAATGGTTAATTCTCTATACGGTTTTAAAGTTTTTACAGTTTAAGGTTAAATTAGTAGAAATCTGACAATATCAGATATCAGATAATCATGTCCAGCTTTATACTGGATCAAGATAGAAACTAAACAGAGACTCTTACATCTGAAATAAACATTCGTTAATTTTGTTCAACACTTTAATACATTCTTTAATACATTCTAGGTAGTTAATCTCTTGTTCAGTCATATATGTAAACAATCATTTTGAGTTTAAATCAGTGTTGattcattataaatgtttctCTTAATGATCGTGaagtgtttgtgttcagatgttGAGCATGAAAGCGCAGGTGGATGTGGTCTGCTGTAAATCAGTAGGAACTGATCTGTCCATGCTGGATATTGaggatttcatcacagaaatctCTCAGCTGAAGAAAGCGGTGGCTTCACTGGAGGCAAagctgagagaaagaggagacaaaCTGAACAGAGAGGTTTGAACAGATCTTCATTTCATCTTTAGCTGCTAATATGGACTGATTGTTGTGTGAATCAATGTCTTATTGTTAATCATACTCTCACTAGATATATTACTGATTGTGTTTGTCAGGATGTGGAGCAGGTTTGGGTGCGTGAGACTGATGGGACAGAAGCTCAGGATTCAGTCTGGAgcgtcagagatcagagatccagagacacacaggactcagagctcagcctcactttactctgttatactgacgctcaggatcatgaatccactgatcaaacctctgactgtaacgctggagaacagcagatgctgcagacgccgctgaagatgtgctccgtcaaactggtggactgcaggaacctgatcgagagcagaggagaagaaaccaccgcagagaaacaacaacaacacactgatgaggaagaggaggaggaggagaataaTGGGGAGGAAGATGAAGATGGTGATGATTGTACTgagaataatgatgatgatgttgatgatggtGACTTTGTTCCTTCAGGTATGTTTCTTCCTTTTATGACCAGAAATGCAGAATAAACAAAATTGGTGTTCATTTATAAAAAGTGTTATGCATATACAGACCTAAATTCATGTGGAGCAGTATTTGTTGTGATTTCTGCAAATTTGAGACACTTAGAAAAACACCATTAGCTGCATGTGTATAAACTATCAGTGCGTCACACATcagattgtgtatttatttaaatcacagcCTTTGCAGTTTGACAATCATATGACATATATCAATTTATTCTGGCTGATTGTTCCACTCAAagttatagaaaaaaatatattgtgtcaATATTCCAATATTGTTTCTTTCAGATAACAATACTGGTTCATCTTCTGATGGAGAAACTGCATCTACATCGAAAGaccaaaagacaaagaagagtTGTGGAAAAACATTCAGCAAACAGTGTAATTTAACAAGACATgccagaaagaaaaaacacactgCACAGAATGACTACAGCTGCAAGATCTGCAACATCAGTTTTCCGACCTTCAAAGAGAGAACCGTTCATTCAAAAGAGCACAGCGTGAAGAAGGAGTTTCACTGCGAACAGTGCGGGAAGGATTTCTTCACAACTCTTTATAATTATAGAGCTCATATAAAGACACATGAAGGGTCAAAAATAAAGTCTCTTCAGTGCAATGAATGTAAAAAGTTTTTCCGGGACAAACGAGATCTTTCTGTTCATATGAGAATTCACACGGGTGAAAAACCATATCAGTGTGCTCACTGCGAGAAGTGCTTTAGCCTGGGATCTAATCTGAAGAAACATCTACTTACACACAGTAATGAGAGACCGTATAAGTGCAATGAATGTGGAAAACCTTTTAGAAAATCAGCTTCTCTAAAGTTACACCTAAAAAAACACTTTGATAAACCGTATCAGTGCCCTCACTGCGAGATGAGCTTCAGTCTCAGATCAGATCTGATGAACCATCTACTCACGCAAGGCGATAAAAATCCGTATCAGTGCAGTGAATGTGGAAAACATTTTATAAGCTCAGCTTCTCTGAAGTTACACCAAAAAATGCACTCTGATGACAAACCGTatcagtgttcacactgtgagaaACGTTTCCGTAATTCAGATCACTGTAAAAcccatgagaggattcacaccggagagaaaccgtacCTGTGCTCTGACTGTGGGAAGAGCTTCGCTAGTGCATTTGCTTTCAAAGTTCATCAGAGAATTCACACCGGAGAAAGACCTTATCCTTGTAGTGATTGTGGAAAGAGTTTCTATAAGCTAAGTGACTTAAAAGTGCACAAGAGGACTCATACAGGAGAAAAACCTTTTAAATGCTCACTTTGTGACAAGACTTTTGCTCGAGCAAGTGCCAAGAATGTCCATGAACGAATAcatacaggagagaaaccttactGCTGCTCCATCTGCGGAGAGAGATTCGCTTTTAAATGGGTTTTTCAGACCCACAAGAAGAAGCACACTGCTCCAGAATCATCATAGCTTCTTCTTGTTCAATGTAATGTGCAGATCAGTGTCTGATATTGTATCACAATGTgcgtttattgtttttttttaatggatgacttaaaaaattaaactgatcCAGGCATGAAAGTGCAATAAAATGTCACTGTGTAATTTTTTGGTATTGACAGCGGCAATTACTTACAGGTGTGAAACCTGGGAGTGCTTCATTAAAGTGAAGTGCATAGTGACATAATTTACTCcgatataactccgactggattcgtctgaaagaataaagttGTATACACCTATGTTGCCTCAGGGGTCAGTAAAACACAgcctaaaattaatttatttgaataaattaaccCTTTAATACCAAAAACATTAAACTTAGTTGATTGTGTTAACACaccccttatgaaaattaactgtggttttactacaaataaaaccaaaaaaccatcccagacagcaagccaacattgaataaacattgtttttccatctgaatcatcattatggttgatattgaaatttcaatgcaaaataaatgttgaatcacCATTATCATATCGATGAAAACCTGATGTTATTAATGTTGATGGCAACAATATTGGAACAACATTGATCCATAGTTATCTTTATGATTGATTAAGCATTGATATTGGTTACCGGGTGATCCCTGAATGTGTtgaaaagtaattgatttatagtggACAGAGAAACGATGCGGTTGTTGAAAAgtcatcgaaatatagttgaccgggaaatatgatagaaagtgcatcgaaatatagttgaccagGAAATATGATAGAAAgtgcatcgaaatatagttgaccgggaaatatgattgaaaatcCATCGATTTTTGGTTGACCGGGAGATCAACGGGTGGTATACCCAACGTACTGCACCGGACACAGCTCATTTCTGGACCCTTGGCACAAGCGTACAGGTAAGCTTGCTTAATGTTCGATATGAACCCGGACAGCACAGGCACAtggtgtgtttttatacagtctatgggcagctgaagagactggctcattttcaaataatgttaccgttaacTTGTTTAGACAACGGTCAcggtaaattaatgttaaagccTTTCGTGTCCAGCAGTTTctcggagggaaaatgtaaaagcggtttattaaagagaagtcctgacTCCTTTATCGTcgtgtttttcactcttttacaggctgCCAGAAAGAATCCGTCTCTATAGTGAGTGATTATTGAATGAggctgtacattataaatgtaatgttttaactcgagatgtttgtttgtgtgaatgctgtgtgtgcggtgagttctgcgcgagcggggagcagagttgccatggaaacggggcatcaacacaaaaaccgttactggcaagcAGTAACGTTAATCTCCGTCTCTCGCTGCGGTTTACGCagttttaggtaagtttagtcgctaaaatcacacaaatatgatatacaaatgtttctgacacgtttcttacttgttattgacatgtttcaattacatttattttatagaaatggtttagtgTCTTCGAAAAAGTCTGTTAGCATCTatcttagcagttttcaggtaatGTTAGGCTAATtttgagctcttgttgatgaaactctgggcttttcATCAAATCGTCGTGCGTGtgagatattttgatggctctgtgaatgttttgctggtgatttgtcagtgttttttttttttttttttatagaaaaggctgatttactgaatcgatgacgtcacttacaCTGAGAGTGTAACGTTAATCGGCTGAAAACAAGTTCACatgagttttgatatttcatgataaacagatattaatacaaattgttctgtgatttcaggaggacagaaagaaactatacagaacaaagtgaaactccaagatttttgaaaagaaaattggtgaaatatattctgaaaaaggcatattaatgtatttcatgagcttcttcagtaaatctgtatttctaagtcagtatctcccttcagaaatgtggctgaagggagatactgacttagaaatacaggtgaactcatgaaaagaagctcatgaaacacattaatatgcctttttcagaatatatttcaccaaatttaagaagtccctgacatcaaaacgtaagtcacactcaacctaaaatttaaaatatagattctgttattttaagattatattattagtagtataatttgtatattacatatgttattattgttgttatatattattctgtcttttaccTCTGCTctatcttgtttccttctaatgaacctggaactgaagagtaaatattgttgtctctTTGTCAGatggcttgttttgttcctggactcttcagtgatgatgagcagagtctgagtgaacctgctgtcagacagtaaGTACCCTGAGTACCCTGGGGTTTCAGTCGgggccttcagtaaacaactgaatcaaacaaaatccttaatggttaatagttactagttaatatattattaatcacttataaatcattgaaatgtcaacattgtactattatctcaataaacattataaataatttacaaagctttctgcaccccctaatctataaagtgtaaactactcatcagttgtactCATCGGCTTTCCTTTGCTTTTGGATGTTTGCGTCGCAAGTgatacagcattgtacttgcacaACTATTGTACTTCATTTTAATACCCAAACCCGGACCTCTGACACGCTAGGCAAAAGTTCTACCACTGAAACATTTGAGCTGACAAACAGATATATTGTAGCTTAATATTCACTATAGGAAGAAAGTGCAgcataaaaaatagcatattttagcattaaaatccCTTTAACATTTATGGTGATCTGAGAGGCCGGGGGAGTCCAGTTAATGGGGCGTAATTCATTAGCTTTAATgagaattgtatattttataggcctacattaaagtgtattttgttttttatattttacaattatttcttGAATGCTACTATTACATCAACTGTAGCTGAAAAGAATAAAACccctgtatatttaatttgtatattatgttgtttatattctttgtttttatatttttaataacagattgGTTACCTGAGTACATATGTATAAAGTACAGTCACACTGTAtgattgtgaattttaattgctgtttttaacagagatttttgtcttttctgttcttttacagATGACTATTGCACACCAAGTaagcaaaacaacatttttgatttcattttattttatttctgcaaacaACTTGCACCACTTGCAATTGGTTTTCCAGCCCAAAACCTCATCAAAAACTGAATGCAACGGTTTTTGtctatgattattttgtcaaaacatcttttgtctaTGCTAACTCTAATctacattaactatttaattagtatccagttatttatattaaatttgtggAGTTAACAACTACTTCTGAACCaatgaaataataaacataaaaaattttgAGTCAATTGGCCTCATACATTTTCCTTATGAAAGAGGTCACTGCAAGCTAATCCTTTTTGCCTCCCTATAATTCGAATACATCCATGAACAGGCAGTTTTGAAAAGTGCTTTGAATATAGGGGAAGTATGATCTAGCCTACAACACAAGGACTTATTGCCTTATCTGATCATTGAAAAATCATAGGCCTAGGCTACtgaatttgttcaaatatatgttctgtttaacttaaatgctatatttgttttgcattgtgattttaTCTTCTGTTTTAGATGCTCTTACTCAGCAGATGGGGACAGCTACCATCACCCAATTTTCACCCAAAAGTGGCTGCGCTATTCGCCAGACCGGGCAGGAGGGACTGGACGACAACTTATGCAGGCATCAGATGACAATGAAGTGTAAATAAAGAGTAGAGGCTAATAAACaggaatttgattttaaatagtgtggtgtgttttgtgttttatacaagattttaaatgttccattcattttttacatcctggctgtagataaagcaggctatttaatttatggcattacatttaaaatgaacattttaaaacgATTGAAATTCCATTGAAATCACGTTGATCCTTGGTTCAGTTGAAATTTTAACATTGTTTCAATATTCCTGATAATTGAAATAGCATTGAAATTCCGTTgatttatggacagaatttcaacattgtttcaatattaaATCAGGGTGCAAAATGATGTTGAATCAACATCAGAGTTCGATGTTGATTCAATGACTTAATGTTGACAACGGGATGTTGATTCAGCATAGTTTCAATGACTGTTTGCTATCTGggcatggttactatagttaaaccatggtaacttcaaattaaccatggttttgctatattaaccatagtttaaccatggtatttgtagtaaatctgtggttatacaaatggaagtcaacacgccaaaaaaccatgggttactacagttttactataataaaaccatggttatttttcgtaagggactAGCCTGCATTACCACCATTCATAGCATCTCAGCATAACCTACAGCAAAGcagtgtaataaaattaaaaatgcaagttTACGGTGTTCACTGCTTCTCTGATTCTGCGCGCGCTTTCTTGTCCCGTCCACCAGAAAGCCGCCAACTGGAGTTATTCAAAAAATAACGGTCATTTTGATTGAACTGCTGACTAACATGATCGAcgactttatttaataatatgagaTGGATCTATTATATCCAACACTTGGCAACGCCACTGATAAACagtgtttttgaaataaaataatcaggTTTGGTGCCCTCCACAGAAGCGTTTTTTCTTCTCCGCTCGTACTGTAGGAGGCGCTGTGACTTTCATCTTTATTCACCGGTAAAATCACTGAAGAAAGGAGACGGAGCACTCAGACTGTACGGGTTTCATCTTGTTTCATTTTTCATGTCTTTTAGCTGTTTATGTGCATGTGGTTATTTTTCTATCGCTAGTGTTTTTATGAATGAAGCCCGTTCGCTTTATGAAAAATAACGAcggttttactacagtaaccaTAACAAATGTCATATTGTTCTACTACCATGATATTGGTCGTAAACAATAGATTTTATGTTTACAATTTCAGTTCTAGATGCTTTTAAAGTTGTCACAGTTTGTGGAAAAGTGCATATAAGTCAAACAATATGTATACGcatcatatatataatataatccatAGGCTATTTGATAATATTCCTTCTCTGTGTTACGTAACggtttatgtattaatataatatgcatttataatgGACTGACTCTGAATAAAGCTCAGAATGGCTGAACAAGAGCTGAACTGACTTTCAGAGAACATTCACAAATTTTTCTAGTATTATCTAGTATTGGAAATTATCCACTTTATTAATCGTGaagtgtttgtgttcagatgttGAGCATGAAAGCGCAGGTGGATGTGGTCTGCTGTAAATCAGTAGGAACTGATCTGTCCATGCTGGATATTGaggatttcatcacagaaatctgtcagctgaagaaagaggtggcttcactggaggcaaagctgagagaaagaggagacaaaCTGAACAGAGAGGTTTGAACAGATCTTCATTTCATCTTTCACTGCTAATATGGACTGATTGTTGTGTGAATCAATGTCTTATTGTTAATCATACTCTCACTAGATATATTACTGATTGTGTTTGTCAGGATGTGGAGCAGGTTTGGGTGCGTGAGACTGATGGGACAGAAGCTCAGGATTCAGTCTGGAgcgtcagagatcagagatccagagacacacaggactcagagctcagcctcactttactctgttatactgacgctcaggatcatgaatccactgatcaaacctctgactgtaacgctggagaacagcagatgctgcagacgccgctgaagatgtgctccgtcaaactggtggactgcaggaacctgatcgagagcagaggagaagaaaccaccgcagagaaacaacaacaacacactgatgaggaagaggaggaggaggaggagaataaTGGGGAGGAAGATAAAGATGGTGATGATTGTGCTGAGAAtaatgatgatgttgatgatggtGACTTTGTTCCTTCAGGTATGTTTCTTCCTTTTATGACCAGAAATGCAGAATAAACAAAATTGGTGTTCAT
This genomic interval from Carassius auratus strain Wakin unplaced genomic scaffold, ASM336829v1 scaf_tig00217031, whole genome shotgun sequence contains the following:
- the LOC113099775 gene encoding zinc finger protein 883-like isoform X1; the encoded protein is MSQVPSSGFNGEMLSMKAQVDVVCCKSVGTDLSMLDIEDFITEISQLKKAVASLEAKLRERGDKLNREDVEQVWVRETDGTEAQDSVWSVRDQRSRDTQDSELSLTLLCYTDAQDHESTDQTSDCNAGEQQMLQTPLKMCSVKLVDCRNLIESRGEETTAEKQQQHTDEEEEEEENNGEEDEDGDDCTENNDDDVDDGDFVPSDNNTGSSSDGETASTSKDQKTKKSCGKTFSKQCNLTRHARKKKHTAQNDYSCKICNISFPTFKERTVHSKEHSVKKEFHCEQCGKDFFTTLYNYRAHIKTHEGSKIKSLQCNECKKFFRDKRDLSVHMRIHTGEKPYQCAHCEKCFSLGSNLKKHLLTHSNERPYKCNECGKPFRKSASLKLHLKKHFDKPYQCPHCEMSFSLRSDLMNHLLTQGDKNPYQCSECGKHFISSASLKLHQKMHSDDKPYQCSHCEKRFRNSDHCKTHERIHTGEKPYLCSDCGKSFASAFAFKVHQRIHTGERPYPCSDCGKSFYKLSDLKVHKRTHTGEKPFKCSLCDKTFARASAKNVHERIHTGEKPYCCSICGERFAFKWVFQTHKKKHTAPESS
- the LOC113099775 gene encoding zinc finger protein 883-like isoform X2, with amino-acid sequence MLSMKAQVDVVCCKSVGTDLSMLDIEDFITEISQLKKAVASLEAKLRERGDKLNREDVEQVWVRETDGTEAQDSVWSVRDQRSRDTQDSELSLTLLCYTDAQDHESTDQTSDCNAGEQQMLQTPLKMCSVKLVDCRNLIESRGEETTAEKQQQHTDEEEEEEENNGEEDEDGDDCTENNDDDVDDGDFVPSDNNTGSSSDGETASTSKDQKTKKSCGKTFSKQCNLTRHARKKKHTAQNDYSCKICNISFPTFKERTVHSKEHSVKKEFHCEQCGKDFFTTLYNYRAHIKTHEGSKIKSLQCNECKKFFRDKRDLSVHMRIHTGEKPYQCAHCEKCFSLGSNLKKHLLTHSNERPYKCNECGKPFRKSASLKLHLKKHFDKPYQCPHCEMSFSLRSDLMNHLLTQGDKNPYQCSECGKHFISSASLKLHQKMHSDDKPYQCSHCEKRFRNSDHCKTHERIHTGEKPYLCSDCGKSFASAFAFKVHQRIHTGERPYPCSDCGKSFYKLSDLKVHKRTHTGEKPFKCSLCDKTFARASAKNVHERIHTGEKPYCCSICGERFAFKWVFQTHKKKHTAPESS